A window of the Thermoleophilia bacterium SCSIO 60948 genome harbors these coding sequences:
- the murG gene encoding undecaprenyldiphospho-muramoylpentapeptide beta-N-acetylglucosaminyltransferase, which produces MPRVVIAAGGTAGHVVPALAVADALRAEGAEVSFLGTRERSESELVPAAGYEIDFLRVEGIDRKNPLRAARGLGRAVAAVPAARRAIRRRGADVVVGGGGYVAAPAGAAAVSLGLPLVLTEADRHLGLANRLLARRAERVCLAFEIPGLEGDRYLVTGRPVPDAITSADRAAARQRFGITADDRCLVVFGGSQGARSINLAVLDAFASGAPRDFHVLLISGARDHELAAERLAAAGAVDRFTLLAYEPGLADALAAADLVLARSGASIFEIAAAGRPSILVPYPYATGRHQHHNADWMSAAGAAVSVEDSELSGESVARIVGEILGDPARLDAMAASARALARPDAAKRVADEVLAAAERAR; this is translated from the coding sequence GTGCCAAGGGTCGTCATAGCCGCCGGGGGAACGGCGGGTCACGTCGTGCCGGCGCTCGCGGTGGCCGACGCGCTGCGCGCTGAGGGCGCCGAGGTCAGCTTCCTCGGCACCCGCGAGCGATCGGAGTCCGAGCTCGTGCCGGCCGCGGGGTATGAGATCGACTTCCTGCGGGTCGAGGGGATCGACCGCAAGAACCCGCTCCGCGCCGCCCGCGGCCTCGGGCGCGCCGTCGCGGCGGTACCCGCCGCCCGCCGGGCGATCCGCCGCCGCGGCGCCGACGTCGTCGTCGGCGGGGGCGGCTACGTCGCGGCCCCCGCCGGCGCCGCCGCTGTATCGCTCGGGCTGCCGCTCGTCCTGACCGAGGCCGACCGCCATCTCGGGCTTGCCAACCGGCTGCTGGCTCGCCGCGCCGAGCGCGTCTGTCTCGCCTTCGAGATCCCGGGTCTCGAAGGCGACCGCTACCTCGTGACCGGACGCCCGGTGCCGGACGCGATCACGAGCGCCGACCGCGCCGCGGCGCGACAGCGCTTCGGGATCACCGCCGATGACCGCTGTCTCGTGGTCTTCGGGGGCAGTCAGGGGGCGCGGTCGATCAACCTCGCGGTCCTCGATGCCTTCGCCTCGGGTGCGCCCCGCGACTTCCACGTCCTGCTGATCTCGGGGGCGCGTGACCACGAGCTCGCGGCCGAGCGCCTGGCGGCGGCCGGCGCGGTCGATCGCTTCACCCTGCTGGCCTACGAGCCCGGCCTCGCCGACGCGCTCGCCGCCGCCGACCTCGTGCTGGCGCGGTCGGGGGCGTCGATCTTCGAGATCGCCGCCGCCGGGCGTCCGTCGATCCTCGTTCCCTATCCCTACGCAACCGGTCGCCATCAGCACCACAACGCGGACTGGATGAGCGCGGCCGGCGCCGCCGTGAGCGTCGAGGACTCCGAGCTCTCGGGCGAGAGCGTGGCGCGGATCGTCGGTGAGATCCTCGGCGACCCGGCGCGGCTCGACGCGATGGCGGCCTCGGCACGCGCGCTTGCCCGGCCCGACGCGGCCAAGCGCGTCGCCGACGAGGTCCTCGCGGCCGCGGAGCGAGCGCGATGA
- a CDS encoding UDP-N-acetylmuramate--L-alanine ligase yields the protein MRAPERGDWAGRELHFIAIGGAGMSALALVAAGLGARVSGSDRSESTYLERLRAAGLEPRVGHDADQVPASADVVVSTAIPEDNPELLIARERGQRIIHRGELLAELAGARRLLAVAGTHGKTTSSGMAAWALRRLGADPSFVIGGELPEPEDGGAVNGRIGAGEWLIAEADESDGSFLRLRPEIALVTNVELDHHDRWGSRAELIEAFRAFAEPASGLAIAAEPGLEAIAAGHSTVERFDADRPGPEPRLAVPGAHNRLNARGVMAALGLCGFDPAEVGAALADFPGMGRRQEFKGELRGARIYDDYAHHPTEVAATLEAFRELAPRRLIALFQPHLYSRTKAFAARFGAALAAADAVGVLDVYAARESPVGELAGVSGLDVARATAERSGGRPVWWLADHDRAARFLAGELRDGDLLVTIGAGDVFKVGEALAAHD from the coding sequence ATGAGGGCGCCCGAGCGAGGCGACTGGGCCGGGCGCGAGCTCCACTTCATAGCGATCGGCGGTGCCGGGATGAGCGCCCTCGCGCTCGTCGCCGCCGGACTCGGAGCGCGCGTCAGCGGCTCGGATCGCAGCGAGAGCACCTACCTCGAGCGACTGCGCGCGGCGGGACTCGAGCCGCGCGTCGGACACGACGCCGATCAGGTGCCCGCGAGTGCGGATGTGGTCGTCTCGACCGCGATCCCCGAGGACAACCCCGAGCTGCTCATCGCGCGCGAGCGCGGCCAGCGGATCATCCACCGTGGCGAGCTGCTCGCCGAGCTCGCCGGGGCGCGCCGCCTGCTCGCGGTCGCCGGCACTCACGGCAAGACGACGAGCTCGGGCATGGCGGCCTGGGCGCTTCGAAGGCTCGGCGCGGATCCGTCCTTCGTCATCGGCGGCGAGCTACCCGAGCCCGAAGACGGGGGAGCGGTCAACGGGCGGATCGGGGCGGGGGAGTGGCTGATCGCCGAGGCCGACGAGTCCGACGGCAGCTTCCTGCGGTTGCGGCCGGAGATCGCGCTGGTCACGAACGTCGAGCTCGATCATCACGATCGCTGGGGGTCGCGCGCCGAGCTGATCGAGGCATTCCGCGCCTTCGCCGAGCCAGCGTCGGGCCTCGCGATCGCCGCCGAGCCGGGCCTCGAGGCGATTGCGGCCGGACATTCGACCGTCGAGCGCTTCGACGCCGATCGGCCTGGCCCCGAACCGCGACTCGCGGTGCCCGGCGCCCACAACCGCCTCAACGCCCGCGGCGTCATGGCCGCGCTCGGCCTCTGCGGGTTCGACCCGGCCGAGGTCGGGGCCGCGCTCGCGGACTTCCCGGGCATGGGGCGTCGCCAGGAGTTCAAGGGTGAGCTGCGTGGAGCGCGGATCTACGACGACTACGCCCACCATCCGACCGAGGTGGCGGCGACGCTCGAGGCGTTTCGCGAGCTCGCGCCGCGGCGTCTCATCGCGCTCTTCCAACCCCACCTCTATTCGCGGACCAAGGCGTTCGCCGCGCGCTTCGGCGCCGCGCTCGCCGCCGCCGACGCCGTCGGCGTGCTCGACGTCTACGCCGCTCGCGAGAGCCCGGTCGGGGAGCTGGCCGGGGTGAGCGGCCTCGACGTCGCGCGAGCGACCGCGGAGCGCAGCGGTGGCCGCCCGGTCTGGTGGCTCGCCGACCACGATCGCGCCGCCCGGTTCCTCGCCGGGGAGCTTCGCGACGGGGACCTGCTCGTGACGATCGGGGCCGGCGACGTGTTCAAGGTCGGCGAGGCGCTCGCTGCCCACGACTGA
- the ftsZ gene encoding cell division protein FtsZ, whose translation MVESSYLAVMKVVGAGGGGTNAVSRMVDAGLRGVEFIAINTDVQALQSCDADIKLSIGHTLTRGLGAGANPEVGAGAAAESRDDIKEALKGSDMVFVTTGEGGGTGTGAAPVIAEIAKEEIGALTVGVVTKPFEFEGTKRMQQALEGIDKLRAKVDTLIIVPNQKLLEVVERRTTVQEAFQMADDILRQGVQGITDLITTPGQINLDFADVRTVMADAGSAMMGVGHAAGENRAAEAAKMAISSPLMEESIEGATGMLLNFTGSSDLNLFEVNEAAQIVVDTTDKSANIIFGTVIDPSVGDEVRVTVIATGFEGRETLARKPMAIRERGRERQVGALGDRERRELQVSADDIDVPAFLRDT comes from the coding sequence ATGGTTGAGTCGTCTTATCTGGCGGTGATGAAGGTCGTCGGCGCGGGTGGCGGCGGCACGAACGCCGTCTCGCGAATGGTCGATGCCGGCCTGCGCGGCGTCGAGTTCATCGCCATCAACACCGACGTTCAGGCGCTGCAGTCGTGCGACGCCGACATCAAGCTGTCGATCGGCCACACGCTGACCCGCGGCCTCGGCGCCGGCGCGAACCCCGAGGTCGGGGCGGGCGCGGCGGCTGAGTCGCGCGACGACATCAAGGAGGCCCTCAAGGGCTCCGACATGGTGTTCGTCACGACGGGCGAGGGCGGCGGCACCGGCACTGGCGCCGCCCCCGTGATCGCCGAGATCGCCAAGGAGGAGATCGGCGCCCTGACCGTCGGAGTGGTCACGAAGCCGTTCGAGTTCGAGGGCACGAAGCGCATGCAGCAGGCGCTCGAGGGCATCGACAAGCTCCGCGCCAAGGTCGACACCCTGATCATCGTCCCGAACCAGAAGCTGCTCGAGGTCGTCGAGCGCCGGACGACGGTCCAGGAGGCCTTCCAGATGGCCGACGACATCCTGCGCCAGGGCGTCCAGGGCATCACCGACCTGATCACGACCCCGGGTCAGATCAACCTCGACTTCGCCGACGTGCGCACGGTCATGGCCGACGCCGGCTCGGCGATGATGGGCGTCGGGCACGCCGCGGGTGAGAACCGCGCCGCCGAGGCCGCCAAGATGGCGATCTCCTCGCCGCTGATGGAGGAGTCGATCGAGGGCGCGACCGGGATGCTGCTGAACTTCACCGGCTCCTCGGACCTGAACCTGTTCGAGGTCAACGAGGCGGCGCAGATCGTCGTCGACACGACCGACAAGTCGGCGAACATCATCTTCGGCACGGTCATCGACCCGTCGGTCGGCGACGAGGTTCGCGTGACGGTCATCGCCACCGGGTTCGAGGGTCGCGAGACGCTCGCCCGCAAGCCGATGGCCATCCGTGAGCGCGGCCGCGAGCGCCAGGTCGGCGCTCTGGGCGACCGCGAGCGCCGCGAGCTTCAGGTCTCGGCCGACGACATCGACGTCCCGGCGTTCCTCCGCGACACCTGA
- the gcvT gene encoding glycine cleavage system aminomethyltransferase GcvT produces MEASDTLKRTSLFERHREAGAKLVPFAGWEMPVQYEGVRPEHVAVRTAAGVFDVSHMGQVETSGPDAERLLQRVLSNDVSKLAEGGAQYSVMCRPDGGVIDDLFSYRLEPERFLTVTNAANHERDRDWILEQADGLDVEVRDAIDDWAMLAVQGPDARRIVAELADGELPGRMRTAFLSVPGDPNALVCGTGYTGEDGVEVMLCSEGAPELWDALIGAGVTPAGLGARDTLRLEVCFHLYGNDLSLDRDPVTSGLGWVCKEDTGFIGSDVVAEVRAAGPEEKLVPFAITDKGIPRQGNGIVVDGETVGEVTSGTMSPCLGYGVGMGFVRADLAQPGTQIEIDVRGRTRGARIESRPLYSKPD; encoded by the coding sequence GTGGAGGCCTCCGACACCCTGAAGCGAACCAGCCTGTTCGAGCGCCACCGCGAGGCGGGCGCCAAGCTCGTCCCGTTCGCGGGCTGGGAGATGCCGGTCCAGTACGAGGGCGTCCGGCCCGAGCACGTCGCGGTGCGGACCGCCGCCGGCGTCTTCGACGTCTCGCACATGGGGCAGGTCGAAACCTCTGGCCCGGATGCGGAGCGCCTGCTCCAGCGCGTGCTCTCCAACGACGTCTCGAAGCTCGCCGAGGGCGGTGCGCAGTACTCGGTCATGTGCCGCCCGGACGGCGGGGTGATCGACGACCTCTTCTCCTACAGGCTCGAGCCCGAGCGCTTCCTCACCGTCACGAACGCCGCCAACCACGAGCGCGACCGCGACTGGATCCTCGAGCAGGCCGACGGCCTCGACGTCGAGGTCCGCGACGCGATCGACGATTGGGCGATGCTCGCGGTGCAGGGCCCGGACGCGCGCCGGATCGTCGCCGAGCTCGCTGACGGCGAGCTGCCCGGTCGCATGCGGACGGCCTTCCTCAGCGTCCCGGGTGATCCGAACGCGCTCGTCTGCGGCACCGGCTACACCGGCGAGGACGGGGTCGAGGTCATGCTGTGCTCGGAGGGAGCGCCCGAGCTCTGGGACGCCCTGATCGGGGCCGGCGTGACGCCCGCCGGCCTCGGCGCTCGGGACACGCTGCGACTCGAGGTCTGCTTCCACCTCTACGGCAACGACCTCTCGCTCGACCGCGATCCGGTGACGAGCGGGCTCGGCTGGGTCTGCAAGGAGGACACCGGCTTCATCGGCTCGGATGTCGTCGCCGAGGTCCGCGCCGCGGGGCCGGAGGAGAAGCTCGTCCCGTTCGCGATCACCGACAAGGGGATCCCGCGTCAGGGCAACGGGATCGTCGTCGACGGCGAGACGGTCGGCGAGGTGACCAGCGGCACGATGTCCCCCTGCCTCGGCTACGGGGTCGGAATGGGGTTCGTCCGCGCCGATCTGGCCCAGCCCGGGACGCAGATCGAGATCGACGTCCGTGGCCGCACCCGCGGGGCGCGCATAGAGTCGCGACCGCTCTATTCGAAGCCCGACTAG
- the gcvH gene encoding glycine cleavage system protein GcvH: MADESYPDELRYHAEHDWARIEGDTATFGITWHAQDSLGEVVFFDPPEAGSSISKDEAYTEVESVKAVSDVIAPMSGEVVESNQAVADNPELVNDDPYGEGWLVKVKLSDPSEADALMDAAAYKELLANE, encoded by the coding sequence TTGGCCGACGAGAGCTATCCCGACGAGCTGCGCTACCACGCCGAGCACGACTGGGCTCGGATCGAGGGCGACACCGCGACGTTCGGGATCACCTGGCACGCGCAGGACTCGCTCGGCGAGGTCGTCTTCTTCGACCCGCCCGAGGCCGGCAGCTCGATCTCCAAGGACGAGGCCTATACCGAGGTCGAGTCGGTCAAGGCGGTCTCCGACGTGATCGCGCCGATGTCCGGCGAAGTCGTCGAGTCCAATCAGGCCGTCGCCGACAACCCCGAGCTGGTCAACGACGATCCCTACGGCGAGGGCTGGCTCGTCAAGGTCAAGCTGTCCGACCCCTCCGAGGCCGATGCGCTGATGGACGCCGCGGCCTACAAGGAGCTGCTGGCGAACGAGTAG
- a CDS encoding pyridoxamine 5'-phosphate oxidase: MARWSELEAWEPELAALARRYLDLGTHKTIATLRADGSPRISGTEVPEIDGDLWLGSMPNSMKSRDLRRDGRYALHSHSIDPPDWEGDAKLAGVAFESEDARIKEAMRADGEPAGDFDLFRLEIAELAVVRLNDARDGIIVETWIEGRGVKRLERS; this comes from the coding sequence GTGGCACGGTGGAGCGAACTCGAGGCATGGGAGCCCGAGCTGGCCGCGCTCGCGCGCCGTTATCTCGACCTCGGTACCCACAAGACGATCGCGACGCTGCGCGCCGACGGCTCACCCCGGATCAGCGGCACCGAGGTCCCCGAGATCGACGGTGACCTCTGGCTCGGCTCGATGCCGAACTCGATGAAGAGTCGCGATCTGCGTCGCGATGGCCGCTATGCGCTCCACAGCCATTCGATCGACCCGCCCGACTGGGAGGGCGACGCGAAGCTGGCCGGCGTTGCGTTCGAGTCCGAAGACGCGCGGATCAAGGAAGCGATGCGCGCCGATGGCGAGCCTGCCGGCGACTTCGACCTCTTCCGGCTCGAGATCGCCGAGCTGGCGGTCGTGCGCCTGAACGATGCCCGCGACGGGATCATCGTCGAGACCTGGATCGAGGGCCGCGGCGTCAAACGGCTCGAGCGCAGCTGA
- the gcvPA gene encoding aminomethyl-transferring glycine dehydrogenase subunit GcvPA gives MSRYTSATDSDRAAMLEAIGAGSIDELFESIPPELRLDRDLELPDGLSETEAFDHLASLAARNADADSELCFLGAGMYDHYSPAIVDAIQSRSEFLTPYTPYQPEVSQGGLQAMFEFQTAISELTGLPVANASLYEGPSSVASAAYLALGATKGRRKIVISRGVHPHSRQTLGAYAEGFGAEVVEVGLKGGTTDLDALRDAVDEDTAAVIVQNPNFLGAIEDLDALGGPGREAGALNVAAVDPISLSILKPPGECGYDVALGEGQPLGGRLDFGGPSFGFFAADEKHIRRMPGRIAGETRDVDGRRGFVLALQTREQHIRREKATHNICTAQALNALGGIIYLSWLGKRGFTELGELLVRRTAYARQRLTAIDGVELLHDAPVVREFALTVDAPDGVPALLDRIADDGIAAGYPLAREYPEYEDGLLVALTERRSRADIDKLARSLERALHGSARDSERELEEVGS, from the coding sequence GTGAGCCGATACACCTCAGCGACCGATTCCGACCGTGCGGCGATGCTGGAGGCGATCGGCGCCGGATCGATCGACGAGTTGTTCGAATCGATCCCGCCGGAGCTCCGCCTCGATCGCGACCTCGAGCTGCCCGACGGTCTCTCCGAGACCGAGGCCTTCGACCACCTCGCGTCCCTCGCGGCGCGCAACGCCGACGCGGACTCCGAGCTCTGCTTCCTCGGCGCCGGGATGTACGACCACTACTCGCCCGCGATCGTCGACGCGATCCAGTCTCGCTCGGAGTTCCTGACGCCCTACACGCCGTACCAGCCCGAGGTCTCTCAGGGCGGCCTTCAGGCGATGTTCGAGTTCCAGACGGCGATCTCCGAGCTGACCGGCCTGCCGGTCGCCAACGCTTCGCTGTATGAGGGCCCCTCCTCGGTCGCGTCGGCCGCCTACCTCGCGCTCGGCGCGACGAAGGGCCGCAGGAAGATCGTGATCTCGCGCGGCGTCCACCCGCACTCGCGCCAGACGCTCGGTGCCTACGCCGAGGGCTTCGGCGCCGAGGTCGTCGAGGTCGGGCTGAAGGGCGGCACCACGGACCTCGACGCGCTGCGCGACGCGGTCGATGAGGACACCGCCGCGGTCATCGTCCAGAACCCGAACTTCCTCGGCGCGATCGAGGACCTCGACGCGCTCGGCGGGCCGGGCCGCGAGGCGGGCGCGCTGAACGTCGCCGCGGTCGACCCGATCTCGCTCTCGATCCTCAAGCCGCCGGGCGAGTGCGGCTACGACGTCGCCCTCGGCGAGGGCCAGCCGCTCGGTGGCCGGCTCGACTTCGGCGGCCCTTCGTTCGGCTTCTTCGCCGCCGACGAGAAGCACATCCGCCGCATGCCGGGCCGGATCGCCGGCGAGACGCGCGACGTCGACGGCCGCCGCGGCTTCGTGCTCGCTCTCCAGACCCGCGAGCAGCACATCCGCCGCGAGAAGGCGACTCACAACATCTGCACCGCGCAGGCTCTGAACGCGCTCGGCGGGATCATCTACCTGAGCTGGCTCGGCAAACGAGGCTTCACCGAGCTCGGCGAGCTGCTCGTTCGACGCACCGCCTACGCCCGACAGCGCCTGACCGCGATCGACGGCGTAGAGCTCCTGCACGACGCCCCGGTGGTCCGTGAGTTCGCGCTGACCGTCGATGCCCCGGATGGCGTTCCGGCGCTGCTCGACCGGATCGCCGACGACGGGATAGCCGCGGGCTACCCGCTCGCCCGCGAGTACCCGGAGTACGAGGACGGGCTGCTCGTCGCGCTGACGGAGCGCCGCTCGCGCGCCGACATCGACAAGCTCGCGCGCAGCCTCGAGCGCGCCCTCCACGGCTCCGCGCGAGATTCCGAGCGCGAGCTCGAGGAGGTGGGATCGTGA
- the gcvPB gene encoding aminomethyl-transferring glycine dehydrogenase subunit GcvPB, with protein sequence MTIFERSVDGRRAAQLPPSDVDETPIDELIPSGLLRSEPAELPEVSEPEIVRHYNRISRRNFDLDTGPYPLGSCTMKHNPRLNERVAALSGHARLHPAQDPKRAQGALELMWLLERSLSEICGLPHVSLQPSAGSHGELAGLLLTRAYHASRGEEHRTKVLTPDTAHGTNPATVTMAGFEVVKVATNEKGGVDMDDLRSKIDGDVACLMITNPNTLGLFDPNIAEITSLVREAGGTLYYDGANLNAIMGRSRPGDMGFDIVHVNLHKSFSQPHGGGGPGSGPIAVSDRIEPFLPVPRIVRTESSNGNGAGPSYDFAYDRPESIGKLRGFAGNFGVFVRSYAYITSLGGDGLTEASETAVLNSRYLHAKLAEGRAGKYLPIAFDEPAMHEFVLSGAEAKKQLGVRTLDLAKRLLDYGFHPPTVYFPLLVDEALMVEPTETEARESLDALAGAFDAILAEAEEDPGTLTEAPWTTPVRRLDEAAASRKPVVRQPKG encoded by the coding sequence ATCACGATCTTCGAGCGTTCGGTCGACGGCAGGCGGGCCGCCCAGCTGCCGCCCTCGGACGTCGATGAGACGCCGATCGACGAGCTGATCCCGTCGGGCCTGCTGCGCTCGGAGCCGGCCGAGCTGCCGGAGGTCTCCGAGCCGGAGATCGTCCGCCACTACAACCGGATCTCGCGCCGCAACTTCGATCTCGACACGGGCCCCTACCCGCTCGGCTCGTGCACGATGAAGCACAACCCGCGGCTCAACGAGCGCGTCGCGGCGCTGTCGGGCCACGCGCGGCTCCATCCCGCGCAGGACCCGAAGCGCGCCCAGGGCGCGCTCGAGCTGATGTGGCTGCTCGAGCGCTCGCTGAGCGAGATCTGCGGGTTGCCGCACGTCTCGCTGCAGCCCTCGGCCGGGTCGCACGGCGAGCTCGCGGGCCTGCTGCTGACGCGCGCCTACCACGCCTCGCGCGGGGAGGAGCACCGGACGAAGGTCCTGACACCCGACACGGCGCACGGGACGAATCCGGCGACGGTGACGATGGCGGGGTTCGAGGTCGTGAAGGTCGCGACGAACGAGAAGGGCGGGGTCGACATGGACGACCTGCGCTCGAAGATCGACGGCGACGTCGCGTGCCTGATGATCACGAACCCGAACACCCTCGGGCTGTTCGATCCGAACATCGCCGAGATCACCTCGCTGGTCCGCGAGGCGGGAGGGACGCTCTACTACGACGGCGCCAACCTCAACGCGATCATGGGCCGCTCGCGGCCGGGCGACATGGGCTTCGACATCGTCCACGTCAACCTCCACAAGTCGTTCTCCCAGCCGCACGGCGGCGGTGGACCGGGCTCCGGACCGATCGCGGTCTCCGATCGCATCGAGCCGTTCCTTCCGGTGCCGCGGATCGTGCGCACCGAGTCGTCGAACGGCAACGGCGCCGGGCCGAGCTACGACTTCGCCTACGACCGGCCCGAGTCGATCGGGAAGCTGCGCGGCTTCGCCGGCAACTTCGGCGTCTTCGTCCGCTCCTACGCCTACATCACGAGCCTCGGTGGCGACGGGCTGACCGAAGCCTCCGAGACGGCGGTCCTGAACTCGCGCTACCTGCACGCGAAGCTCGCCGAGGGCCGCGCCGGCAAGTACCTGCCGATCGCCTTCGACGAGCCGGCGATGCACGAGTTCGTCCTCTCCGGCGCCGAGGCGAAGAAGCAGCTCGGCGTGCGCACTCTCGACCTCGCCAAGCGGCTGCTCGACTACGGCTTCCACCCGCCGACGGTCTACTTCCCGCTGCTCGTCGACGAGGCGCTGATGGTCGAGCCGACCGAGACCGAGGCACGCGAGTCGCTCGACGCGCTGGCGGGGGCGTTCGACGCGATCCTCGCCGAGGCCGAGGAGGACCCGGGGACGCTGACCGAGGCTCCGTGGACGACCCCCGTTCGCCGCCTCGACGAGGCGGCGGCCTCGCGCAAGCCGGTCGTCCGCCAGCCGAAGGGCTGA
- a CDS encoding M15 family metallopeptidase, producing the protein MRELARSVLRSRRPAHPILIAVLALVAALLWFGAPSSEAGGANRTQVAAKPATGFESSVSKLSAKRKRKMTGVSWRRGCPVGLGDLRLLRVEHWDWTGDVENGSIVVHRNHARRIEATFRRLYRQRFPIRKMNLIDRYGGSDHRSMDADNTSGFNCREVAGRPGVWSQHAYGRAIDINPIENPYVTSSGYVSPPAGRPYADRSPTRKGMVTKRAIRAFRESGWKWGGKWRGTKDYQHFSSNGR; encoded by the coding sequence GTGCGCGAGCTGGCCCGGAGCGTGCTTCGCTCGCGGCGCCCGGCGCACCCGATCCTGATCGCGGTCCTCGCGCTCGTCGCCGCTCTGCTGTGGTTCGGCGCCCCGAGCTCCGAGGCCGGGGGAGCCAACCGGACTCAGGTCGCCGCGAAGCCGGCGACCGGGTTCGAATCCTCGGTGTCGAAGCTGAGCGCGAAGCGCAAGCGCAAGATGACCGGCGTCTCGTGGCGTCGGGGGTGCCCCGTCGGCCTCGGCGATCTGCGGCTGCTCCGGGTTGAGCATTGGGACTGGACCGGGGACGTCGAGAACGGCTCGATCGTCGTCCACCGCAACCACGCACGGAGGATCGAGGCGACCTTCAGGCGGCTCTACCGGCAGCGCTTCCCGATCCGGAAGATGAACCTGATCGATCGCTACGGCGGCTCGGACCATCGCTCGATGGACGCCGACAACACCTCCGGCTTCAACTGCCGCGAGGTCGCCGGGCGGCCCGGCGTCTGGTCCCAGCACGCCTACGGCCGCGCGATCGACATCAACCCGATCGAGAACCCCTACGTGACCTCGTCGGGCTACGTCTCACCGCCCGCCGGCAGGCCCTACGCCGACCGTTCGCCGACGCGCAAGGGAATGGTCACCAAGCGCGCGATCCGAGCGTTCCGCGAGTCAGGCTGGAAATGGGGCGGAAAGTGGCGCGGGACTAAGGATTACCAGCACTTCTCTTCGAACGGGCGCTGA